From Nerophis lumbriciformis linkage group LG09, RoL_Nlum_v2.1, whole genome shotgun sequence, one genomic window encodes:
- the rpl23a gene encoding large ribosomal subunit protein uL23: protein MLPHKVSRYFRGSNAPMRYSPGNPVSSSFPNMAPKAKKEAVPAKTEAKSKALKAKKAVLKGVHSQKKKKIRTSATFRRPKTLHLRRQPKYPRKSAPRRNKLDHYAIIKYPLTTESAMKKIEDNNTLVFIVDVKANKHQIKHAVRKLYDIDVAKVNTLIRPDGEKKAYVRLAPDYDALDVANKIGII from the exons ATGTTGCCGCACAAAGTATCGCGATACTTCCGCGGGAGCAACGCGCCCATGCGTTATAGCCCAGGAAACCCCGTATCGTCCTCCTTTCCCAACATGGCACCGAAGGCGAAGAAAGAAG CTGTCCCCGCCAAGACCGAGGCCAAGTCCAAGGCCCTGAAGGCCAAGAAGGCGGTGCTGAAAGGCGTCCacagccagaagaagaagaagattcgCACTTCTGCTACCTTCCGTCGACCCAAGACTCTTCATCTGCGCCGGCAGCCTAAGTACCCCCGCAAGAGTGCTCCTCGCAGGAACAA GCTGGATCACTACGCCATCATCAAGTACCCCCTCACCACCGAGTCGGCCATGAAGAAGATCGAGGACAACAACACGCTGGTGTTCATCGTGGACGTCAAGGCCAACAAACACCAGATCAAACACGCCGTGCGCAAGTTGTACGACATCGACGTGGCCAAAGTCAACACCCTCATCAG GCCGGACGGTGAGAAAAAGGCGTACGTGCGTCTCGCCCCAGATTATGATGCATTGGATGTGGCTAACAAG ATTGGGATCATCTAA